A portion of the Hylaeus volcanicus isolate JK05 unplaced genomic scaffold, UHH_iyHylVolc1.0_haploid 12237, whole genome shotgun sequence genome contains these proteins:
- the LOC128884364 gene encoding uncharacterized protein LOC128884364 isoform X3: MIENSMEKDFTPDYDVASSCMLLSSWLTNLKKINDTPSTHYETNITTGSTQFRKNPAIPKFSLIEHEQRILEALCSLLHTHFNMEESRRLMVESANTPESWRPPSFYWQLMRTPITARTFQQLCEKEHRSEFLLAFNQDLLTMETCYTANSEIAKTQKLGRITSNFTIFVRVIVDVIRDFLLQDEQNEIVPEETENMCELLCQTENAYLYSQALLQYLCCWRPDLMGCRRLSYILHRYTRDVRKSAHVASLSWRFTGLENFPTLHGTFTTLQHHASMSDNATSLPYNDICAFSDAITCVLNSFLKYKTLLYPRYFHHNSTKKKSMKRFQPHIKSLHMRTEDTDHVMRKRQRFLSLQETESLDANNTSSCFDLPSKRLIVSSLENSVTSLQYFHPLCGQKNSSDFSSHSRLSFDKTPSHHTQLDFILHTEYSLTSTGNFSKDSCSSNCDNTGKQESVLSPTELTCDDVEHSSSSFDLPPASQTGEVWKEEYDRLRYCAQSCPLNAVRDDILLEALYRDFVTPTVLYPSNVLEKVIDLFLNVTTLNAYELVTLQEEFSQILKAESQQVKSSYRQLPGHWTREGAYDLLEHHSLDEQTQEESFCESEMKQMTLTNAFKSRDSSETITPTVRVGLGSAKIGGLSYTQHLNNAVYSSLMTEKLKETYKDSTSSSSCSDKVSKGTGTGSWINSAWQKDTSVVPVTFYKNQFETKNCVSLNASPECNRQGQRIDDALCCNQNMKDLNDSCKRQQHSICLSSSSSVDDFFSPNLTRLTYEAEPETNHRNSNVYKLVVNSTKPSSEWTSTHNLTQIENALLGTSSSTLSLSPMKSKTSNVPSSHHPACLTTTPWSTHHTDVAASQAPVPTNATETMSSDEIYQNVWEPACSLSFYNSSAPLKEKSLSSQTAHVTNHCTFENQFLKKKYSYSNYSTLSLCDSRESPEHTLDSSQQGKNAESPTLTNTSLFTNTQCESSSTTHEEESVTSKTSLKSYLRYSSTPLMKKENQGTDESDSTLQDKIHTLESVLRSNIYGDPQGQQKIGTIDPSFQPNTPTYSRQQFRELHYQIAEYKQSARHDLYTAYSVVRNSKLSKEACAALLFKCSYSFLGATILLAFIQYQILFVNDGKEDPLLNVSPTVLTLFIAISQRYPKKTIVILSLLHSCFQKSHVYYNHTGSISWSNTSSYPSREKKYNNKPTVQSLPHTDIHLQKIKKDCFDFLMFLLCTGYYNGVFNFLRLHMLYVDTCLLRNQLDTIFTCCQPPYTLPFIDSFVLFLHELIYTQNMDQPVNGALRQSIQKFFKETANTLQSHPTCYDILLKIKNINKILLLSIAEQP, translated from the exons ATGATTGAg aattcTATGGAAAAAGATTTCACACCGGATTATGACGTCGCTTCTTCGTGTATGCTTCTGTCATCCtggttaacaaatttaaaaaaaatcaatgacACTCCCTCAACCCATTATGAAACAAACATAACAACAGGGAGTACGCAATTTCGTAAAAACCCTGCAATTCCCAAATTTTCTCTTATTGAACATGAACAGAgg ATTCTTGAAGCTTTATGTTCTTTGCTTCATACCCATTTTAACATGGAAGAATCACGCCGTTTGATGGTGGAATCTGCCAACACACCTGAGAGTTGGAGACCTCCTTCGTTTTATTGGCAACTTATGCGAACGCCTATCACCGCTCGTACATTTCAACAACTTTGTGAAAAAGAGCATCGTTCCGAATTTCTTTTAGCCTTTAATCAGGATTTATTAACTATGGAAACTTGTTACACTGCT AATTCGGAAATAGCTAAAACACAGAAATTGGGACGCATTACGAgcaatttcacaatttttgttcgagtGATTGTCGATGTTATACgggattttcttttgcaa GATGagcaaaatgaaattgttcctGAGGAAACGGAAAACATGTGTGAACTGCTATGTCAAACGGAAAATGCATATTTGTACTCACAAGCTCTTCTTCAATATCTTTGTTGCTGGAGGCCCGATTTAATGGGATGTCGTCGTTTGTCTTACATTTTACACCGTTATACTCGAGATGTCCGAAAGAGTGCGCATGTGGCATCTCTAAGTTGGAGATTTACGGGTTTGGAAAATTTCCCCACATTACACGGAACATTTACTACACTTCAACATCATG CGTCCATGTCAGATAACGCTACTAGTTTACCTTACAACGACATTTGTGCTTTTTCTGATGCCATAACATgtgttttaaattcttttttaaagtataaaaCGTTATTGTACCCACGCTATTTTCATCATAAcagtacaaaaaagaaaagtatgaaGCGGTTTCAACCGCACATAAAATCCCTTCACATGAGGACTGAAGACACTGATCATGTCATGCGGAAACGTCAGCGTTTCCTTTCTTTGCAAGAAACGGAATCATTGGATGCTAATAATACTTCTTCATGTTTTGATCTCCCTTCAAAAAGATTAATAGTATCATCCTTGG AGAACTCTGTAACATCTTTACAGTATTTTCATCCCTTATGCGGTCAAAAAAACTCTTCGGATTTCAGCTCCCACTCCCGTTTATCCTTTGACAAAACACCT TCTCACCACACTCAACTGGACTTCATTCTACACACAGAATATTCTTTGACCTCCACTGGGAATTTTTCGAAGGACTCTTGTTCTTCAAACTGTGATAACACTGGCAAGCAAGAGAGTGTATTATCACCAACCGAATTGACTTGTGATGATG tagAGCATTCTAGTTCATCGTTTGACCTACCTCCTGCATCACAAACAGGAGAGGTGTGGAAGGAAGAATATGATCGCCTGCGTTATTGCGCTCAATCATGTCCTTTGAATGCTGTTag aGATGACATTTTACTTGAGGCTCTTTATCGTGACTTTGTGACTCCCACAGTGCTCTATCCTTCCAATGTACTTGAGAAGGTGATTGATCTTTTTCTGAATGTTACAACATTGAACGCATACGAACTAGTTACACTTCAAGAAgaattttctcaaattctAAAAGCAGAATCTCAACAAGTCAAGTCGTCATACCGCCAGCTACCAGGCCACTGGACAAGGGAAGGTGCCTATGATCTTTTAGAACATCATTCATTAGATGAGCAAACACAAGAAGAAAGTTTTTGTGAATCTGAAATGAAACAGATGACTTTAACAAATGCTTTCAAATCACGTGATTCGTCAGAAACCATAACCCCTACGGTTCGTGTTGGGTTAGGAAGCGCTAAAATAGGAGGGCTTTCATATACtcaacatttaaataatgctGTTTATTCTTCACTTAtgactgaaaaattaaaagagacTTATAAGGATAGCACTTCTTCATCGTCTTGTTCTGATAAGGTATCCAAAGGAACTGGAACGGGAAGTTGGATCAATTCAGCATGGCAAAAAGATACATCT GTTGTTCCCGTTACTTTTTACAAGaatcaatttgaaacaaaaaattgcgtTTCATTAAATGCATCGCCAGAATGTAACAGGCAAG GTCAAAGGATAGATGACGCATTGTGTTGTAACCAAAACATGAAAGACCTAAATGATTCTTGTAAACGGCAACAACATAGTATATGTTTATCATCGTCATCTTCAgttgatgattttttttctcccaaTTTAACTCGTTTAACCTATGAAGCGGAACCAGAAACAAATCATCGAAACTCCAATGTTTATAAGCTTGTTGTCAATTCAACTAAACCATCTTCAGAATGGACATCTACACACAATTTAACGCAAATAGAAAATGCGTTACTAGGAACTTCATCGAGTACCCTTTCACTATCTCCCATGAAATCAAAAACCTCTAATGTTCCTTCGAGTCATCATCCTGCTTGTTTAACGACAACTCCATGGTCAACACATCATACGGATGTAGCGGCGTCCCAAGCGCCCGTACCAACCAATGCAACTGAAACAATGTCATCTGATGAAATTTATCAGAATGTTTGGGAACCCGCTTGTAGTTTGTCTTTTTATAACTCGTCTGCacctttaaaagaaaaatctttatCTTCTCAGACTGCCCACGTAACAAATCactgtacttttgaaaatcagtttttaaaaaaaaaatattcctattcaaattattcaacaTTATCCTTGTGTGATTCACGTGAATCTCCGGAACACACGTTGGATTCAAGTCAACAAGGAAAAAACGCAGAATCCCCTACATTAACAAATACATCTTTATTTACTAATACCCAATGTGAATCTTCTTCAACCACTCATGAAGAAGAAAGTGTGACTAGTAAAACATCGTTAAAGTCATACTTACGCTACAGCTCAACACCCTtgatgaaaaaagaaaaccaagGCACTGACGAATCGGACTCCACTCTTCAAGACAAAATTCACACTTTGGAGTCCGTGTtacgttcaaatatttatggcGACCCACAAGGTCAACAAAAAATTGGAACAATTGATCCTTCTTTTCAACCCAATACCCCAACGTATTCTCGGCAACAATTCCGTGAACTCCATTATCAAATTGCTGAGTACAAACAGTCAGCACGTCATGATCTTTATACC GCTTATTCTGTGGTCCGAAATTCCAAATTATCTAAAGAAGCGTGTGCtgctcttttatttaaatgttcgtATTCTTTTCTTGGAGCAACA ATTCTTTTAGCGTTTATtcaatatcaaattttattcgttaatgaTGGGAAGGAAGACCCTTTACTAAATGTTTCTCCTACTGTGTTAACTCTTTTTATTGCTATATCTCAACGTTACCCTAAAAAAACGATAGTTATTCTTTCCTTACTTCATTCttgttttcaaaaatctcatGTTTATTATAATCATACGGGTTCTATATCGTGGTCTAATACATCAAGTTATCCTTCACGTGAGAAGAAGTACAACAATAAGCCTACCGTTCAATCCCTTCCTCATACTGACATCCATCTTCAaaaa ATAAAAAaggattgttttgattttctcATGTTTCTTTTATGTACAGGATATTATAATGgagtgtttaattttttacgtcttcac ATGCTTTATGTAGATACATGCTTATTACGGAATCAGCTTGATACCATCTTCACATGTTGTCAACCTCCTTATACTTTACCGTTTATAGATTcctttgttctttttcttcatgAACTCATTTATACtcaaa ACATGGACCAACCAGTGAATGGAGCTTTGCGCCAGagtattcaaaaattttttaaagagacAGCTAACACTCTCCAATCTCATCCAACTTGTTATGAC attcttttaaaaatcaaaaatattaacaagatTCTTCTCTTGTCTATTGCGGAACAACCGTAG
- the LOC128884364 gene encoding uncharacterized protein LOC128884364 isoform X5 has protein sequence MIENSMEKDFTPDYDVASSCMLLSSWLTNLKKINDTPSTHYETNITTGSTQFRKNPAIPKFSLIEHEQRILEALCSLLHTHFNMEESRRLMVESANTPESWRPPSFYWQLMRTPITARTFQQLCEKEHRSEFLLAFNQDLLTMETCYTANSEIAKTQKLGRITSNFTIFVRVIVDVIRDFLLQDEQNEIVPEETENMCELLCQTENAYLYSQALLQYLCCWRPDLMGCRRLSYILHRYTRDVRKSAHVASLSWRFTGLENFPTLHGTFTTLQHHASMSDNATSLPYNDICAFSDAITCVLNSFLKYKTLLYPRYFHHNSTKKKSMKRFQPHIKSLHMRTEDTDHVMRKRQRFLSLQETESLDANNTSSCFDLPSKRLIVSSLENSVTSLQYFHPLCGQKNSSDFSSHSRLSFDKTPSHHTQLDFILHTEYSLTSTGNFSKDSCSSNCDNTGKQESVLSPTELTCDDVEHSSSSFDLPPASQTGEVWKEEYDRLRYCAQSCPLNAVRDDILLEALYRDFVTPTVLYPSNVLEKVIDLFLNVTTLNAYELVTLQEEFSQILKAESQQVKSSYRQLPGHWTREGAYDLLEHHSLDEQTQEESFCESEMKQMTLTNAFKSRDSSETITPTVRVGLGSAKIGGLSYTQHLNNAVYSSLMTEKLKETYKDSTSSSSCSDKVSKGTGTGSWINSAWQKDTSVVPVTFYKNQFETKNCVSLNASPECNRQGQRIDDALCCNQNMKDLNDSCKRQQHSICLSSSSSVDDFFSPNLTRLTYEAEPETNHRNSNVYKLVVNSTKPSSEWTSTHNLTQIENALLGTSSSTLSLSPMKSKTSNVPSSHHPACLTTTPWSTHHTDVAASQAPVPTNATETMSSDEIYQNVWEPACSLSFYNSSAPLKEKSLSSQTAHVTNHCTFENQFLKKKYSYSNYSTLSLCDSRESPEHTLDSSQQGKNAESPTLTNTSLFTNTQCESSSTTHEEESVTSKTSLKSYLRYSSTPLMKKENQGTDESDSTLQDKIHTLESVLRSNIYGDPQGQQKIGTIDPSFQPNTPTYSRQQFRELHYQIAEYKQSARHDLYTAYSVVRNSKLSKEACAALLFKCSYSFLGATRLFNIKFYSLMMGRKTLY, from the exons ATGATTGAg aattcTATGGAAAAAGATTTCACACCGGATTATGACGTCGCTTCTTCGTGTATGCTTCTGTCATCCtggttaacaaatttaaaaaaaatcaatgacACTCCCTCAACCCATTATGAAACAAACATAACAACAGGGAGTACGCAATTTCGTAAAAACCCTGCAATTCCCAAATTTTCTCTTATTGAACATGAACAGAgg ATTCTTGAAGCTTTATGTTCTTTGCTTCATACCCATTTTAACATGGAAGAATCACGCCGTTTGATGGTGGAATCTGCCAACACACCTGAGAGTTGGAGACCTCCTTCGTTTTATTGGCAACTTATGCGAACGCCTATCACCGCTCGTACATTTCAACAACTTTGTGAAAAAGAGCATCGTTCCGAATTTCTTTTAGCCTTTAATCAGGATTTATTAACTATGGAAACTTGTTACACTGCT AATTCGGAAATAGCTAAAACACAGAAATTGGGACGCATTACGAgcaatttcacaatttttgttcgagtGATTGTCGATGTTATACgggattttcttttgcaa GATGagcaaaatgaaattgttcctGAGGAAACGGAAAACATGTGTGAACTGCTATGTCAAACGGAAAATGCATATTTGTACTCACAAGCTCTTCTTCAATATCTTTGTTGCTGGAGGCCCGATTTAATGGGATGTCGTCGTTTGTCTTACATTTTACACCGTTATACTCGAGATGTCCGAAAGAGTGCGCATGTGGCATCTCTAAGTTGGAGATTTACGGGTTTGGAAAATTTCCCCACATTACACGGAACATTTACTACACTTCAACATCATG CGTCCATGTCAGATAACGCTACTAGTTTACCTTACAACGACATTTGTGCTTTTTCTGATGCCATAACATgtgttttaaattcttttttaaagtataaaaCGTTATTGTACCCACGCTATTTTCATCATAAcagtacaaaaaagaaaagtatgaaGCGGTTTCAACCGCACATAAAATCCCTTCACATGAGGACTGAAGACACTGATCATGTCATGCGGAAACGTCAGCGTTTCCTTTCTTTGCAAGAAACGGAATCATTGGATGCTAATAATACTTCTTCATGTTTTGATCTCCCTTCAAAAAGATTAATAGTATCATCCTTGG AGAACTCTGTAACATCTTTACAGTATTTTCATCCCTTATGCGGTCAAAAAAACTCTTCGGATTTCAGCTCCCACTCCCGTTTATCCTTTGACAAAACACCT TCTCACCACACTCAACTGGACTTCATTCTACACACAGAATATTCTTTGACCTCCACTGGGAATTTTTCGAAGGACTCTTGTTCTTCAAACTGTGATAACACTGGCAAGCAAGAGAGTGTATTATCACCAACCGAATTGACTTGTGATGATG tagAGCATTCTAGTTCATCGTTTGACCTACCTCCTGCATCACAAACAGGAGAGGTGTGGAAGGAAGAATATGATCGCCTGCGTTATTGCGCTCAATCATGTCCTTTGAATGCTGTTag aGATGACATTTTACTTGAGGCTCTTTATCGTGACTTTGTGACTCCCACAGTGCTCTATCCTTCCAATGTACTTGAGAAGGTGATTGATCTTTTTCTGAATGTTACAACATTGAACGCATACGAACTAGTTACACTTCAAGAAgaattttctcaaattctAAAAGCAGAATCTCAACAAGTCAAGTCGTCATACCGCCAGCTACCAGGCCACTGGACAAGGGAAGGTGCCTATGATCTTTTAGAACATCATTCATTAGATGAGCAAACACAAGAAGAAAGTTTTTGTGAATCTGAAATGAAACAGATGACTTTAACAAATGCTTTCAAATCACGTGATTCGTCAGAAACCATAACCCCTACGGTTCGTGTTGGGTTAGGAAGCGCTAAAATAGGAGGGCTTTCATATACtcaacatttaaataatgctGTTTATTCTTCACTTAtgactgaaaaattaaaagagacTTATAAGGATAGCACTTCTTCATCGTCTTGTTCTGATAAGGTATCCAAAGGAACTGGAACGGGAAGTTGGATCAATTCAGCATGGCAAAAAGATACATCT GTTGTTCCCGTTACTTTTTACAAGaatcaatttgaaacaaaaaattgcgtTTCATTAAATGCATCGCCAGAATGTAACAGGCAAG GTCAAAGGATAGATGACGCATTGTGTTGTAACCAAAACATGAAAGACCTAAATGATTCTTGTAAACGGCAACAACATAGTATATGTTTATCATCGTCATCTTCAgttgatgattttttttctcccaaTTTAACTCGTTTAACCTATGAAGCGGAACCAGAAACAAATCATCGAAACTCCAATGTTTATAAGCTTGTTGTCAATTCAACTAAACCATCTTCAGAATGGACATCTACACACAATTTAACGCAAATAGAAAATGCGTTACTAGGAACTTCATCGAGTACCCTTTCACTATCTCCCATGAAATCAAAAACCTCTAATGTTCCTTCGAGTCATCATCCTGCTTGTTTAACGACAACTCCATGGTCAACACATCATACGGATGTAGCGGCGTCCCAAGCGCCCGTACCAACCAATGCAACTGAAACAATGTCATCTGATGAAATTTATCAGAATGTTTGGGAACCCGCTTGTAGTTTGTCTTTTTATAACTCGTCTGCacctttaaaagaaaaatctttatCTTCTCAGACTGCCCACGTAACAAATCactgtacttttgaaaatcagtttttaaaaaaaaaatattcctattcaaattattcaacaTTATCCTTGTGTGATTCACGTGAATCTCCGGAACACACGTTGGATTCAAGTCAACAAGGAAAAAACGCAGAATCCCCTACATTAACAAATACATCTTTATTTACTAATACCCAATGTGAATCTTCTTCAACCACTCATGAAGAAGAAAGTGTGACTAGTAAAACATCGTTAAAGTCATACTTACGCTACAGCTCAACACCCTtgatgaaaaaagaaaaccaagGCACTGACGAATCGGACTCCACTCTTCAAGACAAAATTCACACTTTGGAGTCCGTGTtacgttcaaatatttatggcGACCCACAAGGTCAACAAAAAATTGGAACAATTGATCCTTCTTTTCAACCCAATACCCCAACGTATTCTCGGCAACAATTCCGTGAACTCCATTATCAAATTGCTGAGTACAAACAGTCAGCACGTCATGATCTTTATACC GCTTATTCTGTGGTCCGAAATTCCAAATTATCTAAAGAAGCGTGTGCtgctcttttatttaaatgttcgtATTCTTTTCTTGGAGCAACA CGTTTATtcaatatcaaattttattcgttaatgaTGGGAAGGAAGACCCTTTACTAA